TATTTGCAATGTACAAAtcctaaaaaaatgaaaacacattgaataagaatagCTGTGTTCAAACTTTGGACTGGTGCTTAATACTGCGTTCTTTCTGTTCATTTATACACCTGTACTTGTATGTAATGAGACAATACATTTAGTTAATAGTTAAACTAGCCTGGTACCGGTTTtctgtcaagtttttttttttttaataaatcatattttgtgcattaaacaaccaagCTGTGAAtgcaataataatataacaataataataaatacaagtgTCAATATATAAAAAGCacaaagcagtttgtaatgactgccataactttaccatgatacagtgatttacaCTATCCAAATATAAGTTACTAACTTACATAGACTTCTACTGAGAAcgtgctctaatattgtgcttctgttgtattttacagttaaataaacactagggaagcacgatttgacaaggtagcacaactcgacagaacaccggcctgTTAATTTGGACTCCTGTAATAAAGAGAACACAAACCCAGCTCCTCTCTGTCGGGAACATCGTCGGGAGTGGATCCCTGCTCGTAGTCATCGATGATCTTCAGCAGATCCTGCCGCCCGATATCATTCAGCAGTTTCCTCAGATACTCGGTGCTGTCGGGCCCGATCTCCGTCCTCTGGATCAGCAGCTCGAACAGCTGGATCCCGCTCTCGACCTCCTCGCATTTCTTCTTCCCGATTTTGTGCTCACAGAGGAAAATCAGCTTCAACACGTTATCGCGATTCAGGCTGTCAGACAACTTTAGCAGCATGGCTTTAAACGGGTCCATAGTGTTTATCTTCAGAGGAGCTCTCAGcccagctaagctaacgctaactatCTAACTTTACCTCCCTCAGCCAGCCTTCCTCTTTCAATTTCACTTTCTCTCCGAGCTCCACAGCCCTCCTGAGTTTAACAGCATCAGCAAGACAGCTCAGTTTCCCTCTCTAAATAAACCTGGAGCAGGTAATCCAGTCTTTTTCACCTTAAAGCTGTTAGTTACGCTAGTTCCTCCACTCCAAAGATATCTAAACTAATATAACTCTGCTTAGCAACTTCCTGCTCTACGCCCCGCCCTCTTTACGCACACATTTAACAGTGATACCATTAGaggaccgctagagggagcccgcgattCAGTCCAAAATGAACGGGagtgattattaataataataataataataataataataataataataataataataataataataataataataataataataataataataatatctatacattttttaaattattttattttttttgcaaccaccccctgcataaaaaaatgtttgtttttttgtgaattgtCACAATTgaacattacctgttagaggtaaggaacaccattgcactacaTTTTGATAGAATGTACATGTACATAAACCCCCTGTAAAAGTGAAACATACTAATAACATAATtagtaacaataaaacaataaaataaggtaTCCAAGTAATAGTTGCTTCCCTAAAGAGATGAGTTTTAAGTAAAGATTTAAAAGAATTCAGACTGTCTGCAACAAGGATAAAAGATCAAATTCTAATTCAAAATATGAATTAATCAATTAACCAGGATATTCCTTGAAATTTAGACAGTATAATGATGTATTAtgctaaaaaagcaaagaaaaagcacctctatatttcagtttttctccaGTTAACGAGTTTTCTGCAATAAAGCTGCtaacattactgctactgtgagctgattgatcTTATTGAACTGATGCTTAGTTTAAAAGTTAAGAAATTATATCTGTGATGCTGAAACATTTGACATTATTCTATCCTAATAAAATGTCAAttcttcagtattttagtttttatttttatatttgattttacTAGTAGCCTGTATACATAACTcatttttactagtaaaactAAACACAAAACCCAAAACAGCAGCATTTTTACTAGATaatctaaaaacaacaaaaataacccTAATACCAAATACAAGCTAGAACTGAAATTTTACttgtaaaactaaaacaaactaaaattaacaagtcaaataaaaccttgtttttgtaTCAGTTTTTACTAGTGCaataatataacatttatttttactagcaAAAACctaaacacaaatcagaaaaaaatctcagataaaaTGAACCTCAACCCACTCAGCACTGCACTTTGACCAGTCATGACCTGCATTACAGCAGCCACAACAAGATCTGTAGCATTTTTCCCTCATCAGATTAGATTCAGCTGTTTGGtatgaatacaaataaaaactgcGCACACGGTTCATTTCATCATTTACGTATTTCACACAGAAATCTTAGGCAGCTGCTTTTCTTTGCAGTAATGTGTGACTGTTGGTACGGTCAGAGTAACTCCAACACACCACATGATACAAACCCATACAAACCATAAAACACCACATGACTCAGATCACAATCTACACAGGACAGGAAACCACTAATAATAagctgttttactttatttttaaccaTTGTACAGTAAGAATCTTGTGGTTGTAAGTATATTATTACAATCAAATCTCTGCCACTGTGAAgaaaagagcaattaaaaagctTTTCTAGCCATTAACAATGATTTGCatccagaaagaaaaaaaaactgcttcagTTTCCTCTCAGCAGGTGATTTAGTGGGGATTTACCCGCTGAATTTTTTGTTGAATCACCAGGAAACCCCCCTCCTGCTTTCTGATGACTTATCTTGAAGGAACGTTTAATAAACTGCGATGCTCTTAGAGAATTCTTGTTTAAAATAAGAGCAGAGGAGGGTCCGCATGAAAGTGGGGAAGCTTCCTcttgctgtggagatctgcgcaggcgcagcagccaTAACAAACTGGAAAAATCACTGGTATAGTAATCAAAgtgtactacacactaatactataagTACTTACCTGTTTGATACTAAGCTGCCACTATTGGCACAATCATTATTTGCTGATTGCTTATAGTAATTGTTCAaaaccaagtaaaaaaaaaatccaattctgACATTGTGATAAATTATGGATATATGAGTATACTtaactttaacacttttttctatACTACATACTCATTGTTGACATTTATAATCAGTATGTAATTAAGAGGtacattatgttaatattttggttaatattttgtgtactaactTGCCAAACCTACACAATTAAAATTAATTCCACAATTCAGCCTGTGAATCCTGTTAAACTAGTGAAACTAAAGGATACAATGCTATGCTACAGAACATTAATGCACATCCCACTAATCATTAGTTTAGAGTCAGAATATGCCCCATATATGTCACTTAActtcataatttaaaatataataaggaCACTAGAGATTTCAGGCATTTCAGGTTCtatgttttattttctctctggAAATACAGGAATAGAAGTTTACCACAGTGAACGGTAATAATAGATGAGATAATCAAGCAAAACCAGAGACAGTATCATAGAAAACTGACCTATTCCAAGTTGGTGACGTTTATTTGGGCAGAATGGCAAATGCCATGCAGAGGCTGCGTCCAAAACAGCATGATATAATACTAAATAGTACACCAACGCTAGTAGTACATTCATTATTAGTGTAATAACTAATTACCTAAAGTCTACGGGTTTTGGACGCAGCTGGAATGTCTGTATGTATGGAAGTTGTATTAGAAAATCTAGTAAAGTTAAATGGAAGAGTCGTTTCTTCTGGCTGTAGATCTACATTACATCACATGAACAGAGTAACAGTCTTTATATAGTATTTAcacttagattttattttatccaCTGAACTGAGCTAAAACAACCTCTTTGGCTCGGAGAAGGAGGAGTAATATTTTTAGGGACAGGttcccagacaggaattaagcctagtcttagactacacaATATTTTGAACAGAAATGATCAATTTAAAATAACATGTTGTATTGATTTATTgcacagagattaagcctagctGTAGATTGTATTTTACTTTCAAAGAGAAATCTCTTTACACTTTACAATGAGGCTACATTGAATATCAGTACCTACagcagaatgtctcaactaattattaactgataCCAGATAAGACATTATTATTCATTACTTACTTTTGTCTTgtatttacaacatttttaagaattaaaatgtattaatgtttcaataatgtcttaactactatcaataattagttgagactttacttaaatataatgttatttgtgaccctttttgTCAAGTACTACctaaatctccattcaaaatgcttcatagtccaagactaggtttaatcccttaTTCGTACAGCGCTAACCTCAGTGTGAAGAGAACATTTATTAAATGggataaaatgaaaaaatgaactgATTTAAGCATCAGATTTAAGTGCAGAATTACATTCCAACAATtccaacacttaaaaataaaagccTCACCAACATCATCTTTCCATCCAGATATATCTAGAAAATCTAGAAAATGATGGAATACAGTAACACACATGCAGTGCACCCTTCCAATCCCACAGCTAAAACATTACACACTTCACAAATAGATCATCTAACAAGCAAGACTGGAAGGCGAGGCTTCATTTAAACCCCTCTAACTGGAGGTTGTCCCCATCCAGATTACATTCAGCAGAAAAGCTAAAAAGAGAAGCTAAAGCCACAACAGACAGTTTAGTTCATTTAGTTCATTCAACAGTATTTTAAGGCCTCAAGCTGTGTCCTACGAAACAAACCTCAACATATTCACTGTAATTTCACATCAGACACATTTAcatatatcatattgtatcatatctGACATATTTTTACATTCATGCTCACAATAAAATCAGTGTTCAGTCCCGTCTAGATTTGCTGCAACTGAAATGTATttagctgtccaataaaaaatctcacttttaaaataaagttaattaagttttttttccttaaagAGGAATTGTAACAATTGaccaaaatatttttaattaatcttaGACTACATAATCACATTGGTGGTAATCTCATGATATcaacaacataaataaaacaatttatttactCTAAAAATTTAACCGGCGTCCTCTAATTTTTAAAACGAttataattcaataaaacaataattaaaaccTCCTAACAGATATACTATATAGCAGCGGCATCAGACAGCATATTTAGAGGGTGCATCACAATTacgtactaattactaatactaactactTTGTGAGTATGTAAGATGTAATGTACATGAAGTGTAAAAACTGAATATAATCAAATATCCATCATACATACACAGAATGGTCAGTTTTGGAGAGTAGTTATGATGAACACAATGCGATGGATAATAATGTAAGTGTTGCCGCAGCTTTATCCTGTTGGTACAAAAGAGGTTAGTttatattacataattattttgtgtattaacctgccaaacctgcactattaagattattatataatatatatcttatcGTATTAGTGAGTAGTATGCAACTGGGAGGCTTACATATTCATTCTATTTAGAGCAACACTATGGAAGAAAATGTTATTTGTGCTTCGAACCACACCCCTAAAGGATACACTTTTCTGGCCAAGCTAAGAGACACAGAACAGTCACGAAATAACAATGCAAATATAATtaatacaggattttacacaattaTGACTCAGGCTGACATAGCAGTGATACTAATGCTTTTCTTCCAATTACAGTCAGTGAAGCATCACAATGGATTTGAAGCTCCTGTTCTAATGTAAAATAATAGCAGTGTTGTTATAATATGTTTGTCTTTTATGTTGATTTTGCAACATATATTAACAATTCTGTCCTGGTTCTGTGGAATCAAGAATATCACATCAAACCACTCTAATAATTTGACTATGCAGAACATTTGACAATATGGATTACCCTTTAACCTAATTCCCAAATTAAACGAGCAGCCAACATTCTGGAATAATTCTGTAGTTTTTACCAGCAAACACAAAATATCACAAATATAAATACCAGTCATCCACCAACACTGTGGCCTGAAGTGTCCTGAAATGTCATTCCCAAAACCAAGCACGATATCTCACAGACTGAAGTGACactttctaaaatatttattatgaaaTAACGACAAACATTTGCGAACAAAGTTTTGAATATTCATTATTAAGACAGTTTGgaccatttttatttttcttagatTATATTAAAACATCTGATATTTTTCTATTTATGGTTTAAATAAAATCCATATAAAAGCTCTGTCGATCAAAGAAAAAGGAAGCTTTTTCTCTACAAAGAGTTCATATCAACACAAACTACATTAAGATACGTTTTTCTGCTTCGTACACAAACAAAGTAAATAAGACTTTCCTGTCAGCTTTCCGAACCATCAGAACGTCACAATTTGCATATCCATAAAACAACTTCCCTGCATTTAGTTCACGTTCAGTTTAAAgtaacagacagaaaaaaataaacatcaagCAACAAGCTGTGCTGTGCAAGAAAGATGGCAGTCCTGTAACATCCCCCCGTAACCATAATCTCTAGAATAATCTCCGGCAGCCGGCCCGCCAGCCCGCGGCGGCAGGGAGACACTGGTAGAAGGTTTGGCTGAGGCTCAGTGATGGCACGCTCTGGTGTGGATGGAAGTGGCACTGGGACTAGCGGTTGTTGGTCTGGATCTGCGAGGGGGGGCGGGAGCGGGGCTGCTGGGGGCTCTGGTTGCTCTGTCTCTTGTGTAAAAGCCTCCTGCCCTGCTCCTCTTTCATGAAGAGCTCCACTATCAGGTTCTTCTCCTTGTGGATCTGCACACTGATGTCTTTGGGGATGTCTGGGATCAGCCAGTCCACGAAATCGCTCATCAACATCACCACGTTCTGTACAGAAAAGtgttatacaggtgctggtcaacgaattagaataatttgaaatagtgcaatcatgaccaaagattggttcactaaaaaacagcttgaagttttggcatggccggccaactcgcctgacctcaatgtcattgaaaacctttgggccatcgtcaagcggaaaattcgcgacagaaagcctactacgctggaccaactgaagcagaacatcgccactgcctgggaagctgtgagtgcggaaacttgcgacaagctggtcaaatcgatgccgtggagacttcaggcagtcatacaagccaagggggcagccacaaaatactgagaaagtgatgattgtaattataataaaaattattctaattcaatgaaacggtttctccattattctaattcaataaaacaacagtgtcacagttaaatggcctaaatgggccttttggaaagctcagctgagcaaattgttttccaggtaacgagttctgtgattagtctaacgagtaggacaggagcggtgaacacctgatttgctttctgcacaaaaaatgcattcaaagaatttcatgattgcactatttcaaattattctaattcgttgaccatcACCTAtttatggaaaaaataaagagaccactttagtttctgaatcagttttttctgattttgctatttataagtatatgttaaaattaacattgttgttttattctataaactacagacaaggtttctcccaaattccaaataaaaatattgtcatttagagcatttatttgcagaaaatgagaaatggctttcagaactcaaataattcagaaatcaatatttccctgttttttaatcacagttttgatgcatcttggcatgttctcctccaccagtcttacacactactggataactttatgccactcctggtgcaaaatgcaAGCTTTggacttttttatttacattgtattgTTCTTGAGAAATGACACGGACAGACAAAACcctgtgtgtgggtttgtgtagaGAGTAGTATTGGGTTGGGAATTGGATCTCCGCTGAAAATTATTTCTATAGATGTTAGGAATGTCCTACTTATGAAAATCAACTTTTTACAATTGCTAATTATCACAAAAGTTTGTGAATACACCTgaaacagcttgtctagtctgtCAAAGGTGTAAAAAGTATTGACATGTATGTTACTCAGGTAGAATTACACATACTATAGATTAtcatacttctgtagaagttgaggaatcaacttaagctttttactcaagtaaaaagtagtatcctgacatgtcagtgtataacaaacattttttgttagggaaccaaaagtggtttgTCTGTGGtttgtcatttatttttaagagtgcactTAAAAGGAAATGGCTGAATTTAGTATTGTAAAAGAAGTTTAAAAGAGCTTTTATTACAAACATGCTTTCAGGTTTTACACTGACCTGAAACACGATGACAAAGGCCAGCCGGGCAGCCAGAATGTTCCAGAATTCTCTAGACAGTTCATATGGGGTGTCTGACCAGGGAGGGTCTCTGTAGTCCTTGAACCTGAAAATGGAATTCATATTTGTGATGAATTTATGACGATCACAAGTGTATAAATGGATCAGGGCATTCTAACTCTGCTTTCACATCTACCCTGCTTGGCTGGTGTAGACCTTTAAGCTTGGTCTAAACCAAAAGGTGTGAAAGTTGCTATGAACTTTGgtcatttgcagtgtgaaaactcgtttttaaagggtttaaaccTTTGGACCAATAAAGGAAGTGGATGCAGGCTATCGCCACTCATTGACCCTTTAAGTTCTGCTCATCTGTTTGGTAGAGCACAGTGGAACTATATCTTATTAAAGACGCTGATAAAATTAACTCAACTTGACTGAACCATTTCTACCAATCAGCAGAGGTGTGTTAGGCTAATAAAATCCATTAGAGGTCGCTGTGTCTTTCAGATGTGGCCATTTAAATTTGCAACCATTTTACACACATGAACTATTAGAGGTTTTGATTAATAGAGCTGTGTACAACATAACTTtgtacaatatactatatatacatatacaatatattattattttagtagtagtatttatGGATTGTGTTCTGATTTAACCACAAATCGTCATCTCAAACTTTTCATAGAAGTGTATAGAACAGTATAGCTGCAACAGACATGCTGGCGACTGTcatatctgctgtaactgtagattaatcctttttttttctagttttctgCCATTTTTCCCTTCCATTTAGCTTGgctgattgtcccacccattcagctgctacttagctgtatatccccccacAACACCACAGGGAGGATGCAtactagcaaatgcctcctctgatacatgtgaagtcagctaccacctctttttaaactgctgctgatgcagcattgctaagtagcatcacagcgcgtttagaggaaagcgcagcacctcagttccaatacatcagctcacagacgccttgtgctgatcggcatcaccctttggagtgatatgatgaggggaaagagcgccatctacacacccggagagagagcaaggccaactgtgctctctcagggctctggtagctgatggcaagctgcatgacagggattcaaaccagcgatctcacaATCATAGTGGctgtgctttagactgctggactacTAAAGATCTAAAGATAATCTGTAAGACTCGTtctgcacaacacctggaaagacaACTTACTGAATTGACAACAATGTACAAGCCAATCAATGTCAAGTATAGGGAGATACAGCCCACTTAGGTAATCACGACAGGATGTAGCAAAGTGCTTTAGTGCTctaactaaactgcagtgtgaaaccaactgaaactatatgtatataatgtaacaaacacatgatcCTTGCTTCAGACTTTAGTCCAGACACTTTAAGACGCACCTGCAGATGTCCACTCTGTAGCCCAGATGCAGCGGGTCCAGAGGGTCCGTGTTGGGTTGGAAGTCAGTGACGTTGAAGTAGGAGAGGGTGTGGTTGATGAAGCCATGCAGGGTCCCGTCAGGGCTGTACACGTACTGGTACACCAAGCGTGGGATAAAATCCGACGTGAAGGAGATCACGAATGCCTGAGTAGAAAGAGACACCATAATTATATAACAAAAATCTCCTGACTGCGTTGGATAAATATTAATCTATTAATTGGTAGGTTTAAGGTGTGGTTCGTATGCAGGGTGTGGCTTTTAGTTCAGTGAGTTTCGCTGTGCAGTACACGAGGCACCAGAGGCATTTGCTGAAATAAATGGCTTTCACTTTAATGACAGCTTAAAGACCCGTGCAGTTAGTGCACCGTAAAAGTGCCCCGATAGACTGGCTCTGATCAGACATGGGTGTTTGTCACTGAATGAGCTCAGATGTACAGAGAAGTGGAGGACTTACATTCACTATCACGGCCACTTTACTCAGGCCTCTCAGAAGATTGTACCAGATGCctgaaaaaagagacaaaatgagTTAATAAGAAGGTGATTTGGTGAGCGAAGAGATAATGATAATTATAATTGGCTGGCATCCTATTTCTACTATTCAGGGAATATATTAACAGCCATGCTACATGTATGGCCACTGTGTGGTGCTAAAGTATtgccattaaaataaatatacaaccaCCAGTATAGAGTGAACCTGCTTTAAGAATCAGCACCTCATTCCCTACATTATTCATTTAAAGTCTTATTTCATCTCATTAAATTATGTTGGATTTAAGAAAGACAATGTGTTGgtatgttttatgtgtgtgttgaAACAAGTCATTGGTTGaaacacattaaaaaatgttacatttacacATACGTTTACGTTTAAATTGCAATTTGCAAAACTGTAtgttcaaataaaatgttaaaataaaaagacaaatatgTTTGACTGATGTATAGTAAAATCCTACAACTTTTAGAAATCAAATTTTCTGGAAAGGGCTGAATATACTGCAGATAGAACTATTAATTGCACAATGAGATTGTACTCATAATATTAGCAGAAGGTATTTGCTGGTAAAGTTGATCAGATTTGAATGTTCAACGTCAGGTTGATATCTGCTCACTTATATTATGTTGGCTTTAGACAACTAAGTAAAAATATCTGTATTTTGTTCATTTGATTGCAAATATAGTGCTATTTAAATACAGTAAGCTCACATTTTCTGAGTAATGGTAATCTGGTTGGCTTTAGTCCTTAGTTCTATATTTTATAAATCTTAATTTATCAGAATCTGCAGACTGCTGCATGAAAATGACTGGGTATATGCATTAGTCCACAGTTCTCATGTTGGTGAATCCATAGAACAGTTTAATTCTGAGAACTCTAAATGCATTTAGTGGCAGAAAATTCAAATTTTCATTGGTTTTCCTAACTGAATCACTAATTGAATGGACCACAGGCCACAAACCTCAGACCACAATGCAGTAGGATAGGATAGTGACCATAGAACCACGTTTGGTTACATACAAATTATTTTGAGACTGAAGCTCTTTTATGTTtagtatatagaatatatagaatcATTTTAAAGGGGTTCTACATAgaacaatacagaaaaaaatatttgtatgtatgacataaaaaagaacaaaaacatttcTGCATAGATCCACTGACATATCcctaaatatcactaaatatcccttttttatttacagtttgtattctggcatgccaaaagtcatgggactgcactatgtaaattgatcatgaggtGTTACCTCAGTGTTCTCTTTATAAGTTTTGAgatgatatcttgtgagtgaggttaaactcATGGGTGACACTGGGTGCCAGTTGTATGGGTATATAATATTTCTGTCTAAGTTTGGACAGTGTACTGATACTCACCGATATCTTTTGCTCTAGCACCGATAGGCCGCCTGAACTCAGTGACAAACTTCTTGGCGTCAAGGCGGATCTCGATGACGTTGTTCAAAAGTGCAAACAGAGGAGCCAGAGGGAAGGAGGCCACAAACAGTGTCACCATCCCAAACTGGATGACTAGATAGAGAGAAAGTACAAATCAATCAACCATCCAACCAATCGACCAATTAATTAACCAAAGAATTAACCATCCAACCAACTGAATGaccaaccaactaactaatcaaccaaccgactattcaaccaaccaactaatcaaccaaccaaccaaccaaccaaccaaccaaccaatcaaccaaccagtaAACTAACCGAACAATCAGCCAAGTAACCAACCAAGCATCCAagcatccaaccatccatccatccatccatccatccaatccaacaacaaaccaaccaatcatCCGAAAAATTTACCACAACCATCAACCATTTTTGAGAGAAAGACCTCCATGTAAGTGAAAGCAACTAAAACAGCTTAAGGCTTCCGAGTGTGGTTTATCAGAGACATCACATGGTTGGGGCAAGTGGCCAAAACACACTTCAGCACAGGGACAGATCAGTAAATTACTGCGACTTCACAGAGCTCATCATAATGTGGCAGATGAGCCCGGAGGGAAATTCTTTCAGATGGTTTTGTGGTTTCTCATGATCTACCGTTCTGGAGCTgagcagtgtgcagtgtgtgctgaacggtgtagtgtgtgttttgtttgaagGGAGGGGAGGGCATATGGGCAGTAGCGGAGTGAGGGAGAGGTAGTGTTGGTTAGTGGGaatgagagggagggaggggctgAGGGGGCGAGTTATTAATGAATCCACACCAGAACTAAAGCTCATAATCTCGGTGCTACTCTGCCAGGCCCCCTCTGGACCCACAATGCCTCACTCTTAGCAGGAGGCCAGCCTACGCTGTAGCTGAGCGAGAGGAGATGAGAGGGCACTGAGAAATCACACAGCTCGCGCGTTCTGCAGCCCTGTAGCCTTGCTTTCAGAGAGCTGTGATAAAGCAGACAGTGCTCACTGTCTGAGGCTGGATTAGGTACCATCATCCTAATATCCCCTACATCTACAGGCCAACTGAGGACGGCCTCCAGAAGATGATGAGGATGACGTGATTGGATTGGACGTGACTTTAAAGCCTGTGTTCAGTAATCAGCGTTCCAAGGAACGTCGCTCCACTGTGATCCACTGTGCCAAATACAGAGATTCCTAAACACATTACTAACCGCAGATTATGTCAAAATACAGAGGAACGGCAGCTTTAGAAAATACAACTGGACTACAGATGCTCTCGTTTCCTCGTGACTCACGAGTTTTATCTGATCCTGGTTCAGTCTGCCACCATTTTGCAGAGTATTCAGtacttgtgtgagtgtgtgagagtctgtgtgtgtgtgtgtaggcgtgCAGTGACTCACTCATCTCCATATACTCTGGATTCAGGCCAACGTAGGGGTTGAGGAAGTGGTCCTTCTCATGGCTAGCAAGTGTTCTGTAAAACTCCTCTTCCTGTTTGGAGTCCCTCTTTGACTTACGACGCCGAATCAGTTTCTTTAGTTTACTGTAAGACAGGGGTGGACAATATGACAATATGTCATCAGTATATTAAAACTACAGTGTATCAAAATATGGGCTGTCTCTTCATTGGGGTTGCA
The DNA window shown above is from Astyanax mexicanus isolate ESR-SI-001 chromosome 16, AstMex3_surface, whole genome shotgun sequence and carries:
- the fadd gene encoding protein FADD, with product MDPFKAMLLKLSDSLNRDNVLKLIFLCEHKIGKKKCEEVESGIQLFELLIQRTEIGPDSTEYLRKLLNDIGRQDLLKIIDDYEQGSTPDDVPDREELAKINIATDVLAEHLGKKWRQYGRKLDIGDGKLEGIEEKHPRSLEEKVREVIKEWKKLRKEQAKVEELIKALRTCKLNLTADLVVKALQNADTS